The Maridesulfovibrio zosterae DSM 11974 genome contains a region encoding:
- a CDS encoding OmpH family outer membrane protein, with product MFKNLLKLTLLIAMAAFIAGCQQQTNSGSKIAFVNTNKVFKECKAGAAGMEYLKNAGEEFQAKFTEMQKELAGNQTEENTRKFQAALGEYQTKMSAEQNRIVEALQNSFTKAVSDYRKANGYSAVISTESAISYDEAADISAKIIEAMDKMDIKIKPE from the coding sequence ATGTTCAAAAATTTACTTAAACTGACACTTCTCATTGCTATGGCAGCGTTTATTGCAGGCTGTCAGCAGCAGACAAACTCCGGATCTAAAATTGCCTTTGTTAATACTAACAAGGTTTTCAAAGAGTGCAAGGCCGGAGCTGCCGGAATGGAATATTTAAAAAATGCTGGCGAAGAATTTCAGGCAAAATTTACTGAAATGCAGAAAGAACTTGCAGGTAATCAAACTGAAGAAAATACCCGCAAATTTCAGGCAGCTCTTGGCGAATACCAGACTAAAATGAGTGCTGAACAGAACAGAATTGTTGAAGCTCTTCAAAACAGTTTCACCAAAGCAGTTAGTGATTACCGCAAAGCAAACGGATACTCTGCTGTTATCTCTACTGAATCTGCCATCAGCTATGACGAAGCTGCAGACATAAGTGCAAAAATCATCGAAGCTATGGATAAAATGGACATCAAAATCAAACCTGAATAA
- the pyk gene encoding pyruvate kinase: MRTKVVATLGPASGNAETITKMVKNGVRILRLNFSHSDAESFRPLIAIIRKVEKDLSIPLTVMGDLCGPKIRVGVVEGAPHEIDAYNDVYLGLPEVAGDVTDLPFIPLDQPELLLGLKDGMEVSLSDGMLTFLVTETIEKDKLYKIRSQNAGILSSRKGITFPGKNIALPAFTEKDRVDLAGCIDIGVDAIAMSFVQTAKDVEDVQAEMQIRGTWLPIIAKIERQNAVDNIESILKVADGIMVARGDLGLECKLSTVPVIQKKLIRAARHAQKPVIVATQMMLSMVKNPIPTRAEANDVANAIMDGADCCMLSEETAIGNYPAEAVGYIKEIAEGTEPYYLERIEEPYKPSKEVNPIKYLSYSACLLADNIESPAILCHSNSGASARVICSRRPQQAIYCLTPDKSVPSYLNFFWGMIPVLTDSTIPNHRERLEAYLESSKTFSRGKGYILVSGQPTPGQTESKTNEIKLYYK, encoded by the coding sequence ATGAGAACCAAAGTTGTTGCTACTCTGGGGCCGGCTTCCGGTAATGCCGAAACTATTACTAAAATGGTTAAAAACGGGGTCAGGATCCTGCGTTTGAACTTTTCACATTCGGACGCTGAAAGTTTTCGTCCACTTATTGCCATAATTCGTAAGGTGGAAAAAGATTTATCCATTCCTCTGACCGTTATGGGTGACCTTTGTGGTCCTAAGATCAGAGTTGGAGTTGTCGAAGGTGCTCCTCACGAGATTGATGCCTATAATGATGTTTATCTCGGACTTCCTGAAGTTGCAGGTGATGTGACTGATCTGCCTTTTATTCCTCTTGATCAGCCTGAGCTTCTGCTTGGACTTAAAGATGGTATGGAAGTTTCATTAAGCGATGGAATGCTTACATTTCTTGTAACTGAAACTATTGAAAAAGATAAACTTTATAAGATTCGCTCTCAAAATGCAGGGATTCTTTCTTCACGTAAAGGAATAACTTTTCCCGGTAAAAATATTGCACTGCCTGCATTTACTGAAAAAGACCGTGTTGATCTCGCCGGATGTATCGATATCGGAGTAGATGCTATCGCAATGTCTTTTGTTCAGACGGCGAAAGATGTTGAAGATGTTCAGGCTGAAATGCAGATTCGCGGTACATGGTTGCCAATTATCGCCAAGATTGAGAGACAGAACGCTGTAGATAATATTGAGTCAATTTTAAAAGTTGCTGACGGTATTATGGTTGCTCGTGGCGATCTTGGTCTTGAGTGTAAGCTTTCTACTGTGCCTGTTATTCAGAAAAAACTTATTCGTGCAGCTCGACATGCTCAGAAGCCTGTTATTGTTGCTACACAGATGATGCTTTCAATGGTTAAAAATCCGATTCCTACTCGTGCAGAAGCAAACGATGTTGCTAACGCAATTATGGACGGGGCTGATTGCTGTATGCTGTCCGAAGAAACTGCAATTGGTAATTATCCTGCTGAAGCTGTCGGCTATATAAAGGAAATTGCTGAGGGTACTGAACCTTACTATCTGGAACGTATAGAAGAACCGTATAAGCCGAGCAAAGAAGTTAATCCGATTAAATATCTTAGTTATTCAGCTTGTCTGCTTGCCGATAATATTGAAAGCCCGGCTATTCTCTGTCATTCAAATAGTGGGGCGTCTGCTAGAGTTATTTGCAGTCGTAGACCTCAGCAGGCCATATATTGCCTGACACCTGATAAAAGTGTTCCGTCCTATTTAAATTTCTTCTGGGGGATGATTCCAGTTTTGACTGATTCTACAATTCCTAATCACAGAGAGCGCCTTGAAGCGTATCTCGAGTCCAGTAAGACATTTAGCAGAGGTAAAGGATATATTCTGGTTTCCGGCCAGCCTACACCCGGCCAGACTGAATCTAAAACAAATGAGATAAAACTTTACTATAAATAA
- a CDS encoding cereblon family protein: MEILPQINQYFLKTKPSSIQHDTPDSDQSSKEKTREYNKIICRECGFQITAKSFAININGSHEHSFFNPGGYVFQIKCFSTAIGSSSIGEPSSEFSWFSGYTWKIAICKNCLKHLGWKFQGSNYSFFGLIKNNILDDNK; encoded by the coding sequence ATGGAAATATTACCACAAATCAACCAGTATTTCTTAAAAACGAAGCCTTCATCCATTCAGCATGACACCCCTGATTCAGACCAGTCTTCTAAGGAGAAGACACGTGAATATAATAAAATTATATGTCGAGAATGCGGTTTCCAAATTACAGCCAAATCCTTTGCCATCAACATCAACGGCAGCCATGAGCACTCTTTTTTCAATCCCGGTGGCTACGTATTTCAAATCAAGTGTTTTTCTACAGCTATAGGTAGTTCAAGCATAGGTGAACCATCATCTGAATTTTCATGGTTCTCAGGATACACATGGAAAATTGCAATTTGTAAAAACTGTCTTAAACATCTTGGTTGGAAATTTCAGGGCAGTAATTATTCATTTTTCGGACTCATCAAAAACAATATTCTTGACGATAATAAATAA
- the lysS gene encoding lysine--tRNA ligase translates to MKKKQIKLASKSEHVATFMPLLEALQAQNELNQVLKNRVEKACDLLDEGVQLYPNNFSKDTDVSTIWDNYDKIEGEELVTLGKKFKIAGRVITHRSFGKVAFFHLQDPTGRIQVYVARDDLGADLYKIFKKFDIGDIVGVEGELFRTKTDELTLKADKVDLITKSMRPLPEKYHGLKDVETRYRQRYVDLIVTPRAREIFQKRTQIVKAIRNYLDCKGFMEVETPMMQPIPGGAAARPFVTHHNALDMQLYLRIAPELYLKRLLVGGFEKVYEINRNFRNEGISVRHNPEFTMLEFYWAYANFENLMDLTEEMISTVCKEVNGDTKIEYQGEMIDLTPGAWHRVAFHESLETIGGVSPDVYTDYDKCKELVKKIGEKAVEGEKLGKLQAKLFDHLVEPKLMQPHFIYHYPTDISPLSRRNEENPDITDRFELFIYGRELANAFSELNDPVDQRCRFMTQVEEKEAGDDEAHYMDEDYVRALEYGMPPAAGQGIGIDRLVMLLTDSASIREVILFPLLRTETSTGSGGA, encoded by the coding sequence ATGAAGAAAAAGCAAATTAAGCTGGCAAGCAAATCAGAGCATGTGGCAACTTTTATGCCCCTGCTTGAGGCTCTGCAAGCTCAGAACGAACTCAATCAGGTTCTGAAGAATCGTGTGGAAAAAGCATGTGATCTTCTTGATGAAGGTGTGCAACTTTATCCTAACAACTTCAGTAAAGATACAGATGTCTCAACTATTTGGGATAATTATGACAAAATTGAAGGAGAAGAGCTGGTAACTCTAGGCAAGAAGTTTAAAATTGCCGGCAGAGTCATCACTCATCGATCCTTTGGTAAAGTCGCATTCTTTCATCTTCAGGATCCTACAGGCAGAATTCAGGTGTACGTGGCAAGAGATGATCTTGGCGCAGACCTGTACAAAATTTTTAAAAAATTCGACATCGGTGATATTGTCGGCGTTGAGGGAGAGCTCTTCAGAACTAAAACTGATGAACTGACCCTTAAGGCGGACAAAGTTGATCTGATTACAAAATCTATGCGTCCGCTTCCTGAGAAGTACCATGGACTCAAGGATGTAGAGACCAGATATCGTCAACGCTATGTTGACCTGATCGTTACACCTCGTGCCCGTGAAATTTTTCAGAAACGTACACAAATTGTTAAGGCTATTCGTAACTACTTGGATTGCAAAGGCTTTATGGAAGTAGAAACTCCCATGATGCAGCCTATTCCTGGTGGAGCGGCGGCCAGACCTTTTGTTACTCATCATAATGCACTTGATATGCAGCTCTATTTGCGAATTGCTCCAGAGCTTTATCTCAAACGTCTTTTGGTTGGTGGTTTTGAAAAGGTGTACGAGATTAATCGTAACTTCCGTAATGAAGGTATTTCTGTAAGGCATAACCCTGAATTCACAATGCTTGAGTTCTACTGGGCGTATGCTAATTTTGAGAACCTCATGGATTTAACTGAGGAAATGATTTCTACAGTTTGTAAGGAAGTTAACGGGGATACCAAGATTGAGTATCAGGGCGAAATGATCGACCTTACTCCCGGAGCATGGCATCGTGTTGCATTTCACGAATCTCTGGAAACGATTGGTGGTGTTTCTCCTGATGTTTATACGGACTATGATAAGTGTAAGGAATTGGTAAAAAAGATCGGAGAAAAAGCTGTTGAGGGTGAAAAACTCGGTAAGCTTCAGGCTAAGCTTTTTGATCATTTGGTTGAACCTAAGCTGATGCAGCCGCACTTTATTTATCATTATCCTACAGATATCTCTCCTCTTTCTAGAAGAAATGAGGAAAACCCTGATATCACAGACCGTTTTGAGCTTTTTATTTACGGTCGCGAACTGGCTAACGCATTTTCTGAACTTAACGACCCTGTGGACCAGCGTTGCCGGTTCATGACACAGGTCGAGGAAAAAGAAGCCGGTGATGATGAGGCTCATTATATGGATGAGGATTATGTGCGTGCCCTTGAATACGGTATGCCTCCAGCTGCAGGACAGGGTATCGGTATTGATAGACTGGTAATGCTGCTTACAGATAGCGCTTCCATCAGAGAAGTTATTCTGTTTCCTCTCCTTAGAACTGAGACTTCTACCGGCTCTGGTGGCGCATGA
- a CDS encoding lipoprotein-releasing ABC transporter permease subunit produces MKFELFVALRYLFTLRRNNFISVISLFAVSGVALGVAALIVVLGVMNGFSTDLRDKILGVNAHIIVTAFDGTLDSYHHMTDKIEKISGVTGVTPFIYSEVMLSSSGGVKGVVLRGVDSKTAKGVLSLPGNMISGSVDCLAKDSKLPEIIIGTQLAQRLGLIVGDNVHLLSPSGTRSAAGFTPKVSLFKVGGVFRTGMFEYDSSLAYISNKAAQKLLGFKRDFVSGLEIRLADVYAVDKIGKVLKKTLAGYPVQIRNWQEMNANLFAALKLEKTAMFIILAMIVMVGSFSIITTLVMLVMQKTKDIAVLMSMGATSGSIRRIFMLQGTLIGLFGTSLGYLIGVPVALLLKRYQFIKLPSNVYPVDYLPVRMDLFDLTMIGVAAFALCFLATLYPARQAAALKPAQALRYE; encoded by the coding sequence ATGAAATTCGAGCTCTTCGTCGCACTGAGGTATCTTTTTACTCTGAGAAGAAATAACTTCATCTCGGTGATATCTCTTTTTGCAGTCAGCGGAGTCGCCCTGGGAGTTGCTGCTCTCATTGTAGTGTTAGGGGTTATGAACGGTTTTTCAACTGATCTCCGGGATAAAATTCTTGGAGTTAATGCCCATATCATTGTGACTGCTTTCGACGGCACGCTTGATAGCTACCACCATATGACCGATAAAATTGAAAAGATTTCGGGCGTTACAGGTGTAACGCCCTTTATCTATTCTGAGGTTATGCTTTCCAGCAGTGGTGGCGTAAAAGGTGTTGTGCTTCGTGGGGTCGATTCTAAGACAGCCAAGGGTGTTCTCAGCCTGCCGGGTAACATGATTTCAGGTAGTGTTGACTGTCTGGCAAAAGATAGTAAACTTCCCGAAATTATTATCGGAACACAGCTTGCGCAGCGTCTTGGCCTTATTGTCGGCGATAATGTTCACTTGTTATCACCTTCTGGAACACGCAGTGCCGCCGGATTTACGCCTAAAGTAAGTCTTTTTAAAGTAGGAGGGGTATTCAGGACTGGTATGTTCGAATATGACTCTTCCTTAGCCTACATAAGTAATAAGGCAGCGCAAAAACTGCTCGGTTTTAAGCGTGATTTTGTTTCAGGTCTTGAAATTCGTCTAGCAGACGTATATGCAGTTGATAAGATAGGTAAAGTTCTTAAAAAGACTCTTGCAGGTTATCCTGTGCAGATTCGGAACTGGCAGGAGATGAATGCGAACCTGTTTGCTGCCCTGAAGCTGGAGAAAACAGCCATGTTTATCATTCTGGCAATGATTGTTATGGTCGGCTCCTTCAGTATAATTACAACTCTGGTTATGCTGGTTATGCAAAAAACCAAGGACATTGCGGTACTTATGTCAATGGGCGCAACGTCTGGAAGTATAAGAAGAATTTTCATGCTTCAAGGCACTTTGATAGGACTGTTTGGCACAAGCTTAGGCTACCTTATAGGTGTGCCTGTAGCTTTGCTGCTTAAGCGTTATCAGTTCATCAAATTGCCAAGTAATGTTTATCCGGTTGATTATCTGCCTGTGCGGATGGATTTATTTGATTTGACAATGATCGGTGTTGCAGCTTTCGCGCTTTGTTTTCTGGCTACTTTGTATCCGGCAAGGCAGGCAGCAGCTCTTAAACCGGCGCAGGCTTTAAGATATGAGTAA
- a CDS encoding ABC transporter ATP-binding protein, translating into MSKLLYELKDVVKEFQGPTETVRVLDNVNLTVDGGESLAIMGSSGSGKTTLLHILGTLDTASSGDIHFAGMNINDMNSEKRAEVRNRGIGFVFQFHHLLPEFTTLENVALPAMMAGISQSKASEMAREALGLVGLENRMDYRVTTLSGGERQRVAIARAILLKPKVLLADEPTGNLDEKTGKMVGDMLSSLNEELGMTLIIVTHNIELAGLMNRQFELRSGELYAQN; encoded by the coding sequence ATGAGTAAATTGCTTTATGAACTTAAAGATGTAGTAAAAGAGTTTCAGGGTCCCACAGAGACTGTCAGAGTTCTTGATAATGTAAATCTGACAGTTGATGGCGGTGAATCTTTGGCTATTATGGGATCCTCAGGATCCGGTAAAACAACTCTTTTGCATATCCTTGGAACTCTTGATACTGCTTCCAGCGGTGACATTCATTTTGCTGGAATGAATATTAATGATATGAATTCTGAGAAACGAGCCGAAGTGAGGAATAGGGGAATCGGCTTTGTTTTTCAGTTTCATCACTTACTGCCAGAGTTTACTACTTTGGAAAATGTTGCTCTTCCTGCCATGATGGCAGGCATAAGTCAGAGCAAAGCCTCTGAAATGGCCCGTGAAGCCCTTGGGCTGGTAGGTCTTGAAAATAGGATGGATTACAGGGTTACGACCTTGTCGGGGGGAGAGAGACAAAGAGTAGCTATCGCACGTGCTATACTGCTTAAACCCAAAGTCCTACTTGCAGACGAACCTACTGGTAACTTGGATGAGAAGACAGGGAAGATGGTTGGAGATATGCTTTCTTCCCTTAATGAAGAGCTTGGAATGACACTCATTATTGTAACTCACAATATAGAACTGGCGGGATTGATGAATCGTCAGTTTGAGTTGCGTTCCGGAGAACTGTATGCCCAGAACTAG
- the bamA gene encoding outer membrane protein assembly factor BamA produces MPRTRILILLITATLAFLLNCGVGKVQADDASSIVIAVLPFEVNADADAQYLKDSLPTLLSDRLREAGFRVVNQKKVRDLVDEQGYEFLNIQSAKDMALLAGAGYSVYGSFSQIGEDLSLDVRLVEAFGIKQAIPLFVSKKGLINLLPAVDELVAKMKLELLSQDKIAEVDVRGVKVLDKDVILMRTNIKTGDIYTPSKINADLKNIYALGYFDDVKVKVSDVPGGKKIVFDVKEKPRIQTISVKGADAIDSEDILAAVNTKKGAVLNPKVLSDDLNTLREMYRKEGYYNAKIDYNVEGEGPQARLNININEGKKLYIEGIIIEGAKKLDPEEVKAQLALTERGWLSWFTKTGVLKEELLERDASAILAYYGNRGFIDAKVGEPEVEIKDDGIYVTFKVSEGDRYKVGSVSFRGDLIVKKSRINELINVDDMAEGGEYLDRSVVREDMKAISDFYSNYGYAYAEANIQMDQDKENKTVGLTFVITKRQKVFIRRVTIEGNSKTRNNVILREMRLADGDQFSGAKLQRSIVRLNKLDYFSEVDIEPVPTGDPDEMDLKVKVKDKSTGMVSGGIGYSTSDSVFVSAKITERNLFGRGWNFSLNGGWSSKTISYGLDFYNPRVGDSLWGAGAGTYWRNEDFTDYDKQTIGGVVRAGYPLGEYTNFLTDYRLENYTITDVATDAAQDIKDIEGNNWSSVVSASLKRDTTNKAFNPSTGTLNNLTVEMGGGILMGDDSFVKYTFDSNYFTPVFWDLVFHWKGSAGFIHDNFGDGDIPTFERFYLGGINNVRGYSSREISPRDSKSGDRIGGNKMFYMNFELLFPINEEFGLVGVTFFDMGNAWNDGQSFFSDTKQEDGEDLMLGMYKSIGAGIRWFSPMGPIRIEYGYGLDKLQDSGRHKIEFSMGQFF; encoded by the coding sequence ATGCCCAGAACTAGAATTCTGATTTTACTGATTACGGCAACCTTGGCATTTTTGCTCAATTGCGGAGTAGGAAAGGTCCAGGCGGATGATGCCTCGAGTATTGTTATTGCCGTACTTCCCTTTGAAGTTAATGCTGATGCAGATGCTCAATACCTCAAAGACAGTTTACCCACTCTTCTTTCTGACAGATTGCGTGAAGCTGGATTCAGAGTTGTGAATCAAAAAAAAGTAAGGGATCTTGTTGATGAACAAGGTTATGAATTTTTAAATATTCAATCTGCAAAAGATATGGCTCTGCTGGCAGGTGCTGGTTACTCAGTCTATGGAAGTTTCAGTCAAATCGGAGAAGATTTGAGTCTTGATGTACGTCTCGTCGAGGCCTTCGGGATTAAGCAGGCAATTCCTCTTTTTGTAAGTAAGAAGGGGTTAATTAATCTTTTACCTGCTGTTGATGAACTTGTTGCTAAAATGAAGCTTGAATTGCTTAGTCAGGATAAAATAGCAGAAGTTGATGTCCGTGGAGTTAAAGTTCTTGATAAAGACGTTATCTTGATGCGTACCAACATCAAGACTGGTGATATTTATACTCCTTCAAAAATTAATGCCGATCTTAAAAATATTTATGCTCTCGGATATTTTGACGATGTAAAAGTTAAAGTTTCCGATGTTCCCGGCGGTAAGAAAATTGTTTTTGATGTCAAAGAGAAACCACGTATTCAGACCATTTCTGTTAAAGGTGCTGATGCAATTGATTCAGAAGATATTCTCGCAGCAGTAAACACTAAGAAAGGTGCTGTTCTAAACCCGAAAGTCCTTTCTGACGATCTTAATACCCTTCGCGAAATGTATCGTAAGGAAGGGTATTATAATGCTAAAATTGACTACAATGTAGAGGGTGAAGGCCCTCAGGCTCGTTTGAATATTAATATCAATGAAGGCAAAAAGCTTTATATTGAAGGTATTATTATCGAAGGAGCTAAAAAGCTTGACCCTGAAGAAGTCAAGGCTCAGCTTGCATTGACTGAACGCGGCTGGCTTTCCTGGTTCACCAAAACAGGTGTTCTTAAAGAGGAATTGCTTGAGCGTGATGCTTCAGCTATTCTGGCGTACTATGGTAACCGCGGATTTATCGATGCCAAAGTTGGTGAGCCTGAAGTTGAGATTAAAGATGATGGTATTTACGTCACTTTTAAGGTTTCCGAAGGTGATCGTTACAAAGTCGGAAGTGTCTCCTTTCGCGGTGACTTGATTGTTAAGAAGTCCAGAATTAATGAGCTTATAAATGTTGATGATATGGCCGAAGGTGGCGAATACCTAGATAGGTCAGTTGTCCGAGAAGACATGAAAGCTATTTCCGATTTTTATTCGAACTACGGCTATGCGTATGCTGAAGCCAATATCCAGATGGATCAGGACAAGGAGAATAAAACAGTCGGTCTTACTTTTGTAATTACCAAAAGGCAGAAAGTTTTTATCCGCAGGGTTACTATTGAAGGTAATAGTAAAACTCGTAATAATGTAATTCTTCGTGAAATGCGCTTAGCCGATGGTGACCAGTTCAGTGGTGCGAAATTGCAACGTTCAATTGTTCGTCTTAACAAGCTTGACTATTTCAGTGAAGTGGACATTGAACCTGTCCCAACTGGTGATCCAGATGAAATGGACTTAAAGGTAAAAGTTAAAGATAAAAGCACTGGTATGGTCAGTGGTGGTATTGGTTACTCCACATCTGACAGTGTTTTTGTCTCAGCGAAGATTACCGAACGAAACTTGTTTGGACGTGGTTGGAATTTCAGTCTTAACGGTGGATGGAGCTCTAAAACAATCAGTTATGGTTTGGATTTCTACAATCCACGTGTAGGTGATTCTCTCTGGGGTGCTGGTGCTGGTACCTACTGGCGTAATGAAGATTTTACTGATTATGATAAACAGACCATCGGTGGAGTTGTCAGAGCAGGTTATCCTTTGGGAGAGTATACTAATTTCCTTACCGACTACAGGTTGGAAAATTATACGATCACTGATGTTGCTACTGATGCAGCTCAGGATATTAAAGATATTGAAGGTAATAACTGGTCCAGTGTTGTTTCAGCCAGCCTTAAGCGCGATACAACTAACAAGGCATTTAATCCTTCAACAGGTACTTTGAATAATTTGACAGTCGAAATGGGCGGCGGTATTCTTATGGGAGATGACTCCTTCGTGAAATACACCTTCGACTCCAACTACTTTACTCCGGTCTTTTGGGATTTAGTGTTCCACTGGAAAGGTAGTGCAGGATTTATCCACGATAACTTCGGTGATGGTGATATCCCTACATTTGAACGTTTCTACCTGGGTGGTATTAATAACGTTCGCGGTTATTCCAGCAGAGAAATATCTCCTCGGGATAGTAAGTCTGGAGACCGTATTGGTGGTAACAAGATGTTCTATATGAACTTTGAACTCTTGTTCCCTATCAACGAAGAATTCGGTCTTGTCGGAGTTACCTTCTTTGATATGGGTAATGCCTGGAATGATGGCCAAAGTTTCTTCTCTGATACAAAGCAGGAAGACGGTGAAGACCTTATGCTTGGTATGTACAAAAGTATTGGTGCAGGCATACGGTGGTTTTCTCCCATGGGTCCAATCAGAATCGAGTATGGATACGGGCTTGATAAGCTTCAGGATAGTGGAAGACATAAAATTGAGTTCTCTATGGGACAGTTCTTTTAG
- a CDS encoding OmpH family outer membrane protein, which produces MRRIIFVVLILVLAFQGQAFAAGTQKIGTASMAKLIKDSEVGQDAQKKMEKKFSTAKTQLEAKQKELEALKKSLQKQSLVLSLEAKQDKELEFKRKVRDYQDLAQATQRKMQLEEKKLGAPVLNLIKKVVTDYGKKNGFSGIFDKGSAGFLYVDDSIDVTNQILLEMNRAFRAEKK; this is translated from the coding sequence ATGCGTAGAATTATTTTTGTTGTTTTGATTTTGGTACTTGCCTTTCAGGGGCAGGCTTTTGCAGCAGGAACCCAGAAAATTGGTACAGCTTCAATGGCTAAACTGATCAAGGATTCTGAAGTTGGACAGGATGCTCAGAAGAAGATGGAAAAGAAATTTTCAACTGCCAAGACTCAGCTTGAAGCTAAGCAGAAAGAACTTGAAGCGTTAAAGAAATCCCTACAGAAGCAGAGTCTTGTCCTCTCTCTTGAAGCTAAACAAGATAAAGAACTCGAGTTTAAACGCAAAGTTAGAGATTATCAGGATCTGGCTCAGGCTACTCAGAGAAAAATGCAGCTTGAAGAAAAGAAACTCGGTGCTCCAGTTTTAAATCTTATCAAAAAAGTTGTTACCGACTATGGTAAGAAAAATGGTTTTTCAGGAATTTTTGATAAAGGATCTGCCGGTTTCCTGTATGTTGATGACTCTATCGACGTTACCAATCAGATTTTGCTTGAAATGAATCGTGCTTTCAGAGCAGAAAAGAAGTAG
- the lpxD gene encoding UDP-3-O-(3-hydroxymyristoyl)glucosamine N-acyltransferase — protein sequence MLLSELAGLLSLKLSGKDKEISGVNTLELAGPNELSFLANAKYEALLGTTKAAAVVLEEKYADLVDSALISENPYMDLAKAMHIFSKPQGCIEGIHELAFIHPEADVDESATVYPFAFIGQGSKVGANSKIFPGTYVGENSEIGPGCLLYSNCSIMAGTVIGAGVIVQPGAVIGGDGFGYAQVSGKHMKIPQIGTVELQDQVEIGANACVDRAALDVTRIGSGSKIDNLVQIAHNVTTGEDCLIISQSGVAGSTKLGKNVILAAQAGLVDNIKIGDGAVIGAQAGVTNDIPAGYMGAGSPIQEKGKFLRTSVYLKKLPDMGKKISAMEKRLKALEAELCKGKESE from the coding sequence ATGCTTCTCTCCGAACTCGCAGGGCTTTTAAGCCTTAAACTTTCTGGAAAGGATAAAGAAATCTCCGGGGTTAATACCCTGGAGCTGGCCGGACCTAATGAATTGTCTTTTCTTGCAAATGCAAAATATGAAGCTTTATTAGGGACTACAAAAGCCGCAGCAGTGGTTTTGGAGGAGAAATATGCTGATTTGGTAGATTCTGCCTTAATCAGTGAGAATCCTTACATGGATCTGGCTAAAGCAATGCATATCTTCTCTAAACCGCAAGGTTGTATTGAAGGTATCCATGAGCTAGCCTTTATTCATCCGGAAGCTGATGTAGACGAGAGTGCTACTGTTTACCCTTTTGCCTTTATCGGGCAGGGGAGTAAGGTGGGGGCCAATAGTAAGATTTTCCCCGGCACTTATGTAGGAGAAAATTCTGAAATTGGCCCTGGATGTCTTCTTTATTCAAACTGTTCCATAATGGCTGGGACTGTTATTGGTGCCGGAGTCATTGTCCAACCGGGAGCTGTAATAGGCGGTGATGGTTTTGGATATGCTCAGGTTTCCGGTAAGCATATGAAAATTCCTCAGATTGGAACAGTCGAGCTGCAGGACCAAGTTGAAATAGGTGCTAATGCTTGTGTTGACAGGGCTGCTCTTGATGTTACAAGAATTGGTTCTGGTTCTAAAATAGATAATTTGGTGCAGATTGCGCACAATGTGACTACCGGAGAAGATTGTCTGATTATTTCTCAGTCAGGTGTCGCTGGTAGTACTAAGCTAGGTAAAAATGTAATTCTTGCTGCTCAGGCCGGTCTGGTTGATAATATCAAAATTGGTGATGGTGCCGTGATCGGTGCTCAAGCTGGTGTTACAAATGATATTCCTGCTGGCTATATGGGAGCTGGTTCTCCCATTCAGGAAAAAGGTAAGTTTTTGAGAACCTCAGTATATCTCAAGAAACTTCCAGATATGGGTAAGAAGATTTCTGCAATGGAAAAGCGTTTAAAAGCGCTTGAAGCTGAATTATGCAAAGGAAAAGAAAGTGAGTAA
- the fabZ gene encoding 3-hydroxyacyl-ACP dehydratase FabZ, with protein MSKQAPEYIDVKRIMEMLPHRYPFLLVDRVVNLIPGESITAYKNVTINEPFFQGHFPGLPVMPGVLIVEALAQAGGIIVLSTDDIDVKDKVFLFTGINKVKFRRPVVPGDKLVLTVNEVRRKMNIWKMKCVATVDGEIAAQGEVSAAIVDKEQL; from the coding sequence GTGAGTAAACAAGCTCCTGAATATATAGATGTTAAGAGGATAATGGAGATGCTTCCGCATCGTTATCCCTTTTTATTGGTTGACAGGGTTGTAAATCTGATTCCAGGTGAGTCAATCACAGCCTATAAAAATGTTACTATAAATGAGCCATTTTTTCAGGGACATTTTCCCGGACTTCCTGTCATGCCTGGAGTCTTGATCGTTGAGGCTTTAGCGCAGGCTGGAGGCATTATTGTTCTCAGCACTGATGATATAGATGTAAAAGATAAGGTATTTCTTTTTACTGGTATTAATAAAGTTAAATTCCGCAGACCCGTTGTTCCTGGGGATAAGCTTGTTCTTACTGTTAACGAAGTGCGTCGCAAGATGAATATTTGGAAAATGAAGTGCGTTGCAACTGTTGATGGTGAAATTGCTGCTCAGGGTGAAGTCTCTGCTGCAATTGTTGATAAGGAGCAATTATAA